From Haliotis asinina isolate JCU_RB_2024 chromosome 8, JCU_Hal_asi_v2, whole genome shotgun sequence, a single genomic window includes:
- the LOC137294645 gene encoding uncharacterized protein isoform X2, with protein sequence MSTVADMLEQLKTAIDSNRTDVICTVISTWKKNPSDEDLLQHVLNEPQLESGTLLHYATKANKADIVRALLSNGADPGVQNSEGKLPLDLANDQIKLVYNEELLQSTAQSNLGRVCQLLAGGVDVNLKDTPTTQNTPLHWAVTYSTVDMVQCLSTRGANPNSVNAEGRSPLHEAVRRGDISIISILLSYGADPSLTVKKGPDVGKTAFELASGLEKVEQLMKTPPRKRTLSSEVAQQELNNHIEKSPLSRLDSSASVESGVGAGEGGMVNGTAANGVESPVPQLASPSFKKPHVYDDLMMSPLRAVVTEEKLNLLWPQPQSIVQGGGQPFVIQDHLPVMVAGGPICSHTRIISVWDSHKGQFEAIGVKLGLEMLSPQNTCDMPHVLCHVNHRMCQNKGSYKITITPKQLKIVCGSLESLNYALCTVLQLFELYRTAEGISLPTLLIDDWPTLHYRGVLLDVSQGRVPNMETLQELLNTLSLLKMNQIYLYSRFRSKNPTEWQLCYSRSDLLHLDMMCSVRGLQLVPVLEVGPKVQFEDLPLLYTAFQEFVTCCSHSEFVSAGPRLSSFLLDVTDDYLNVNDASRYLPVSRDQTLQLCGYPLHGLSTSLLQQLPPHIVFNEFGVKADHDFNSFCGPLADLGISFLACPGTAAWNSLAGCPEAALCNIFNAMKCATSQGAMGMVVCNWTGKGHLTHLPFSWAGLLMAAGLSWGTDIHWDFILGNLADLLNQHVYKDRAMVLGHALVELGRAETYLMRCARNQPGNDVRDLPDEHGSVLFQFLSYPDGVPLEYLAPDVIQRAIRHIKKCQAILPNARLACAQAVEIIEEINLTCDFMMLAAKVGRALVLSGKKPNSKESGYNVVNFGINMLTPTNKTDLANRLLELMEIYKMVWNKRYLPERGQNDSLLMLSSLLRQLVPDKSKEELDHLTNAQEQP encoded by the exons ATGTCTACAGTAGCTGATATGCTCGAACAGCTGAAGACAGCTATCGACTCCAACAGGACTGACGTCATTTGCACAGTCATATCAACGTGGAAAAAAA aCCCATCAGATGAAGACTTGCTGCAGCATGTTCTGAATGAGCCTCAACTGGAGAGTGGCACCTTACTTCACTACGCTACAAAG GCAAACAAAGCTGACATAGTCCGTGCGCTGCTGTCAAACGGGGCGGACCCCGGCGTACAGAACAGTGAAGGCAAACTGCCACTGGATCTTGCTAATGACCAAATAAAGTTGGTGTACAATGAAGAGCTTCTACAGTCAACAGCTCAGTCAAA CCTGGGGAGAGTGTGCCAACTATTGGCAGGAGGAGTGGATGTGAACTTGAAAGACACACCTACCACGCAAAACACACCACTGCATTGGGCCGTCACATACAGCACAGTTGACATGGTGCAGTGTCTGTCAA CCCGTGGAGCTAACCCCAATTCTGTAAATGCGGAAGGTCGATCCCCTCTCCATGAAGCAGTGAGGAGAGGAGACATATCCATCATATCTATACTACTCAGCTATGGGGCAGACCCATCCCTCACAGTCAAAAAAGG CCCTGATGTTGGGAAGACAGCATTTGAGTTGGCCTCAGGGCTGGAGAAGGTTGAACAGCTGATGAAGACGCCTCCCAGAAAACGTACCCTGTCATCTGAGGTGGCCCAACAGGAGCTGAACAACCATATAG AGAAGAGTCCACTCTCCAGATTGGACAGTTCAGCATCGGTGGAAAGTGGTGTGGGTGCTGGAGAAGGGGGTATGGTCAATGGCACAGCAGCAAATGGCGTTGAGTCCCCAGTCCCACAGCTCGCTTCCCCATCATTTAAG AAACCCCATGTGTATGATGACTTGATGATGTCGCCGCTCCGGGCCGTGGTGACGGAGGAGAAGCTGAACCTGTTGTGGCCACAGCCACAAAGTATTGTCCAGGGTGGCGGTCAGCCATTTGTTATTCAAGACCATCTTCCAGTCATGGTAGCCGGAGGCCCCATCTGTA GTCACACAAGAATCATCTCAGTGTGGGATTCACATAAAGGCCAGTTTGAGGCAATTGGTGTGAAGCTTGGTTTGGAGATGCTGTCACCCCAGAATACATGTGACATGCCCCACGTCCTGTGTCATGTCAACCACAGGATGTGCCAGAACAAGGGCTCTTACAAGATTACCATCACCCCCAAACAG TTGAAGATTGTGTGTGGGAGCCTGGAGAGCCTCAACTATGCTCTGTGTACAGTGCTGCAGCTGTTTGAGCTCTACAGGACTGCAGAGGGGATCTCCCTCCCCACCTTGCTG ATCGATGACTGGCCAACGCTGCATTATCGAGGAGTGTTGCTGGATGTGTCACAAGGACGAGTACCCAATATG GAAACACTCCAAGAACTACTGAACACATTGTCGTTGCTGAAGATGAATCAA ATTTATCTATATTCAAGATTTAGGAGCAAAAACCCAACAGAGTGGCAGCTGTGTTACTCCAGAAG TGATCTGTTGCACCTGGACATGATGTGTTCAGTCCGAGGCTTGCAGCTGGTGCCGGTCCTCGAAGTCGGTCCAAAGGTCCAATTTGAAGATCTCCCTCTCCTCTACACAGCGTTCCAGGAGTTCGTGACATGCTGCTCACATTCAGA GTTTGTCAGTGCTGGCCCTCGTCTGAGCAGTTTCCTTCTGGATGTGACAGATGATTATCTGAACGTGAATGACGCGAGTCGGTACTTGCCAGTGAGTCGAGACCAGACCCTGCAGCTGTGTGGCTATCCGCTCCACGGTCTCAGCACATCTCTGCTTCAGCAGCTACCTCCACATATTGTCTTTAATGAGTTTGGTGTCAAG GCAGACCATGACTTTAACAGCTTCTGTGGCCCACTTGCTGATCTTGG GATCAGCTTCCTGGCCTGTCCTGGAACAGCAGCGTGGAACAG TTTGGCAGGATGTCCAGAGGCAGCTCTGTGTAACATCTTCAACGCCATGAAGTGTGCAACGTCACAGGGAGCCATGGGGATGGTTGTATGCAACTGGACAGGGAAAGGTCACCTCACCCACCTCCCCTTCTCCTGGGCAGGTCTACTGATGGCTGCCGGACTGAGCTGGGGCACAGATATACACTGG GATTTCATTCTTGGCAACCTAGCTGACTTGTTGAACCAGCATGTGTATAAAGACAGAGCGATGGTGTTGGGACATGCTCTGGTAGAGCTAGGAAGGGCAGAGACTTACCTCATGCGTTGTGCACGCAATCAGCCAG GCAATGATGTGAGGGACTTGCCAGATGAACACGGATCTGTCCTGTTCCAGTTCCTGTCATACCCTGATGGTGTTCCCCTGGAATACCTGGCCCCTGATGTCATACAG AGAGCCATTCGTCACATCAAGAAGTGCCAAGCGATCCTGCCTAATGCGAGACTAGCCTGTGCACAGGCTGTCGAGATTATAGAAGAAATCAACCTGACCTGTGACTTCATGATGTTAGCAGCAaa GGTTGGACGTGCCTTGGTCCTCTCAGGCAAGAAACCCAACTCAAAGGAGTCTGGCTACAATGTTGTCAACTTCGGGATCAATATGCTGACacccacaaacaaaacagatcTGGCAAACAG GCTCCTGGAGTTGATGGAGATCTACAAGATGGTCTGGAACAAACGCTACCTGCCGGAGCGGGGTCAGAATGACTCTCTACTCATGCTGTCCAGCCTCCTCAGACAGCTGGTGCCAGACAAGAGCAAGGaggaactggaccacctcaccAACGCTCAGGAACAACCATAG
- the LOC137294645 gene encoding uncharacterized protein isoform X1 → MSTVADMLEQLKTAIDSNRTDVICTVISTWKKNPSDEDLLQHVLNEPQLESGTLLHYATKANKADIVRALLSNGADPGVQNSEGKLPLDLANDQIKLVYNEELLQSTAQSNLGRVCQLLAGGVDVNLKDTPTTQNTPLHWAVTYSTVDMVQCLSTRGANPNSVNAEGRSPLHEAVRRGDISIISILLSYGADPSLTVKKGPDVGKTAFELASGLEKVEQLMKTPPRKRTLSSEVAQQELNNHIEKSPLSRLDSSASVESGVGAGEGGMVNGTAANGVESPVPQLASPSFKQKPHVYDDLMMSPLRAVVTEEKLNLLWPQPQSIVQGGGQPFVIQDHLPVMVAGGPICSHTRIISVWDSHKGQFEAIGVKLGLEMLSPQNTCDMPHVLCHVNHRMCQNKGSYKITITPKQLKIVCGSLESLNYALCTVLQLFELYRTAEGISLPTLLIDDWPTLHYRGVLLDVSQGRVPNMETLQELLNTLSLLKMNQIYLYSRFRSKNPTEWQLCYSRSDLLHLDMMCSVRGLQLVPVLEVGPKVQFEDLPLLYTAFQEFVTCCSHSEFVSAGPRLSSFLLDVTDDYLNVNDASRYLPVSRDQTLQLCGYPLHGLSTSLLQQLPPHIVFNEFGVKADHDFNSFCGPLADLGISFLACPGTAAWNSLAGCPEAALCNIFNAMKCATSQGAMGMVVCNWTGKGHLTHLPFSWAGLLMAAGLSWGTDIHWDFILGNLADLLNQHVYKDRAMVLGHALVELGRAETYLMRCARNQPGNDVRDLPDEHGSVLFQFLSYPDGVPLEYLAPDVIQRAIRHIKKCQAILPNARLACAQAVEIIEEINLTCDFMMLAAKVGRALVLSGKKPNSKESGYNVVNFGINMLTPTNKTDLANRLLELMEIYKMVWNKRYLPERGQNDSLLMLSSLLRQLVPDKSKEELDHLTNAQEQP, encoded by the exons ATGTCTACAGTAGCTGATATGCTCGAACAGCTGAAGACAGCTATCGACTCCAACAGGACTGACGTCATTTGCACAGTCATATCAACGTGGAAAAAAA aCCCATCAGATGAAGACTTGCTGCAGCATGTTCTGAATGAGCCTCAACTGGAGAGTGGCACCTTACTTCACTACGCTACAAAG GCAAACAAAGCTGACATAGTCCGTGCGCTGCTGTCAAACGGGGCGGACCCCGGCGTACAGAACAGTGAAGGCAAACTGCCACTGGATCTTGCTAATGACCAAATAAAGTTGGTGTACAATGAAGAGCTTCTACAGTCAACAGCTCAGTCAAA CCTGGGGAGAGTGTGCCAACTATTGGCAGGAGGAGTGGATGTGAACTTGAAAGACACACCTACCACGCAAAACACACCACTGCATTGGGCCGTCACATACAGCACAGTTGACATGGTGCAGTGTCTGTCAA CCCGTGGAGCTAACCCCAATTCTGTAAATGCGGAAGGTCGATCCCCTCTCCATGAAGCAGTGAGGAGAGGAGACATATCCATCATATCTATACTACTCAGCTATGGGGCAGACCCATCCCTCACAGTCAAAAAAGG CCCTGATGTTGGGAAGACAGCATTTGAGTTGGCCTCAGGGCTGGAGAAGGTTGAACAGCTGATGAAGACGCCTCCCAGAAAACGTACCCTGTCATCTGAGGTGGCCCAACAGGAGCTGAACAACCATATAG AGAAGAGTCCACTCTCCAGATTGGACAGTTCAGCATCGGTGGAAAGTGGTGTGGGTGCTGGAGAAGGGGGTATGGTCAATGGCACAGCAGCAAATGGCGTTGAGTCCCCAGTCCCACAGCTCGCTTCCCCATCATTTAAG CAGAAACCCCATGTGTATGATGACTTGATGATGTCGCCGCTCCGGGCCGTGGTGACGGAGGAGAAGCTGAACCTGTTGTGGCCACAGCCACAAAGTATTGTCCAGGGTGGCGGTCAGCCATTTGTTATTCAAGACCATCTTCCAGTCATGGTAGCCGGAGGCCCCATCTGTA GTCACACAAGAATCATCTCAGTGTGGGATTCACATAAAGGCCAGTTTGAGGCAATTGGTGTGAAGCTTGGTTTGGAGATGCTGTCACCCCAGAATACATGTGACATGCCCCACGTCCTGTGTCATGTCAACCACAGGATGTGCCAGAACAAGGGCTCTTACAAGATTACCATCACCCCCAAACAG TTGAAGATTGTGTGTGGGAGCCTGGAGAGCCTCAACTATGCTCTGTGTACAGTGCTGCAGCTGTTTGAGCTCTACAGGACTGCAGAGGGGATCTCCCTCCCCACCTTGCTG ATCGATGACTGGCCAACGCTGCATTATCGAGGAGTGTTGCTGGATGTGTCACAAGGACGAGTACCCAATATG GAAACACTCCAAGAACTACTGAACACATTGTCGTTGCTGAAGATGAATCAA ATTTATCTATATTCAAGATTTAGGAGCAAAAACCCAACAGAGTGGCAGCTGTGTTACTCCAGAAG TGATCTGTTGCACCTGGACATGATGTGTTCAGTCCGAGGCTTGCAGCTGGTGCCGGTCCTCGAAGTCGGTCCAAAGGTCCAATTTGAAGATCTCCCTCTCCTCTACACAGCGTTCCAGGAGTTCGTGACATGCTGCTCACATTCAGA GTTTGTCAGTGCTGGCCCTCGTCTGAGCAGTTTCCTTCTGGATGTGACAGATGATTATCTGAACGTGAATGACGCGAGTCGGTACTTGCCAGTGAGTCGAGACCAGACCCTGCAGCTGTGTGGCTATCCGCTCCACGGTCTCAGCACATCTCTGCTTCAGCAGCTACCTCCACATATTGTCTTTAATGAGTTTGGTGTCAAG GCAGACCATGACTTTAACAGCTTCTGTGGCCCACTTGCTGATCTTGG GATCAGCTTCCTGGCCTGTCCTGGAACAGCAGCGTGGAACAG TTTGGCAGGATGTCCAGAGGCAGCTCTGTGTAACATCTTCAACGCCATGAAGTGTGCAACGTCACAGGGAGCCATGGGGATGGTTGTATGCAACTGGACAGGGAAAGGTCACCTCACCCACCTCCCCTTCTCCTGGGCAGGTCTACTGATGGCTGCCGGACTGAGCTGGGGCACAGATATACACTGG GATTTCATTCTTGGCAACCTAGCTGACTTGTTGAACCAGCATGTGTATAAAGACAGAGCGATGGTGTTGGGACATGCTCTGGTAGAGCTAGGAAGGGCAGAGACTTACCTCATGCGTTGTGCACGCAATCAGCCAG GCAATGATGTGAGGGACTTGCCAGATGAACACGGATCTGTCCTGTTCCAGTTCCTGTCATACCCTGATGGTGTTCCCCTGGAATACCTGGCCCCTGATGTCATACAG AGAGCCATTCGTCACATCAAGAAGTGCCAAGCGATCCTGCCTAATGCGAGACTAGCCTGTGCACAGGCTGTCGAGATTATAGAAGAAATCAACCTGACCTGTGACTTCATGATGTTAGCAGCAaa GGTTGGACGTGCCTTGGTCCTCTCAGGCAAGAAACCCAACTCAAAGGAGTCTGGCTACAATGTTGTCAACTTCGGGATCAATATGCTGACacccacaaacaaaacagatcTGGCAAACAG GCTCCTGGAGTTGATGGAGATCTACAAGATGGTCTGGAACAAACGCTACCTGCCGGAGCGGGGTCAGAATGACTCTCTACTCATGCTGTCCAGCCTCCTCAGACAGCTGGTGCCAGACAAGAGCAAGGaggaactggaccacctcaccAACGCTCAGGAACAACCATAG